One window of the Mycobacterium xenopi genome contains the following:
- a CDS encoding MFS transporter: MPSQDFIAPTVRTRDRAALQAVNFFMADMEAGMGPFLGVLLASRGWNTGAIGTVITLGAIVGMLTVAPAGALVDATTRKRACVIVVGLAAVAASAVILTTRHFWVVAAAQSVMCISGATIAPAVIGITLGVVGQAGFTSQNGRNQAYNHAGNMAGAAISGLLGWIFGYAGVFWLAAGFAVVTIGATLAIPAGRINHHIARGEALTGDQAPVKKLRVLIECRPLLALAAAVTLFHLGNAAMLPLYGLAVVATHANPFTTVASTVVVAQAVMIPASLLAMRIAQTRGYWLAILIAFSALPIRGLIAANVITTWGVIPVQVLDGMGAGMLSVAVPGLVARLLDGTGHINVGQGAIMAAQGLGGALSPVLGGYVAQIFGFPTAFALLGTLSVGSLIIWLTFGPMLRRAGNHLPAVSAPAEVS, from the coding sequence GTGCCAAGCCAAGACTTCATTGCGCCGACGGTGCGGACGCGTGACCGGGCCGCGCTGCAGGCCGTGAATTTCTTCATGGCCGACATGGAGGCCGGGATGGGCCCCTTCCTGGGCGTGCTGTTGGCCAGCCGGGGCTGGAACACCGGCGCCATCGGCACGGTCATCACCCTGGGCGCCATCGTCGGCATGCTGACCGTCGCACCAGCTGGGGCGTTGGTCGATGCCACTACCCGCAAGCGTGCCTGCGTCATCGTGGTCGGCCTAGCCGCCGTCGCGGCCTCGGCGGTGATTTTGACCACCCGGCACTTCTGGGTCGTCGCCGCAGCGCAGTCGGTCATGTGTATCTCGGGAGCGACGATCGCCCCGGCGGTCATCGGCATCACGCTCGGCGTCGTCGGCCAAGCCGGATTCACCAGCCAAAACGGTCGCAACCAGGCCTATAACCATGCCGGCAATATGGCCGGTGCCGCGATCTCGGGACTGCTCGGCTGGATATTCGGCTACGCCGGCGTGTTCTGGCTGGCCGCGGGCTTCGCGGTGGTCACGATCGGCGCAACCCTGGCGATTCCGGCTGGCCGCATCAACCACCACATAGCCCGCGGCGAAGCGCTGACCGGCGACCAGGCCCCGGTCAAGAAGCTGCGGGTGCTCATCGAATGCCGGCCACTGCTGGCGCTGGCCGCTGCGGTGACGCTGTTCCACTTGGGAAACGCCGCGATGCTGCCGCTCTACGGGCTGGCTGTGGTCGCCACCCACGCCAACCCGTTTACCACGGTCGCCAGCACCGTCGTCGTCGCCCAGGCGGTCATGATCCCCGCCTCGTTGCTGGCGATGCGGATCGCGCAAACCCGCGGCTACTGGCTGGCGATCCTCATCGCCTTCAGCGCCCTGCCCATCCGCGGGCTGATCGCGGCCAACGTCATCACCACCTGGGGTGTCATTCCCGTCCAGGTACTCGACGGCATGGGCGCGGGCATGCTGTCGGTGGCGGTGCCAGGGCTGGTGGCCAGACTGCTCGACGGCACCGGGCACATCAACGTCGGCCAGGGCGCGATCATGGCCGCCCAAGGCCTCGGCGGCGCACTCAGCCCGGTGCTCGGCGGCTATGTCGCCCAAATATTCGGATTCCCAACAGCTTTCGCTCTGCTCGGCACGCTATCGGTGGGCTCACTGATCATCTGGCTCACGTTTGGTCCGATGCTGCGCCGCGCGGGCAACCACCTGCCCGCGGTATCGGCACCCGCCGAGGTGAGCTGA
- a CDS encoding enoyl-CoA hydratase, translating to MIGVTRVEAVTTIELQRAERRNALNSELVEELREAVEKATAENVRAIVLTGQGSVFCAGADLSGDAFAADYPDRLIALHKALDAAPMPVIGAINGPAIGAGLQLAMQCDLRVVAPDAFFQFPTSKYGLALDNWSIRRLCSLVGHGRARAMLLAAEKLGAEEALATGMANRIGTVADAQAWAAEIAGLAPLALQHAKRVLNDDGAIEDPAPIHKELFDKAWASQDAIEAQVARMQKRPPKFRGA from the coding sequence TTGATCGGTGTCACTCGCGTCGAAGCCGTCACCACCATCGAGCTGCAGCGCGCCGAGCGGCGAAACGCGCTGAATTCCGAGCTGGTCGAGGAGTTGCGCGAAGCCGTCGAGAAAGCCACCGCTGAGAACGTGCGCGCCATCGTGCTGACCGGTCAGGGCAGTGTGTTCTGCGCAGGCGCCGACCTGAGCGGAGATGCGTTCGCCGCGGATTATCCCGACCGGCTCATCGCCCTGCATAAAGCCCTGGACGCGGCGCCGATGCCGGTGATCGGCGCGATCAACGGCCCCGCCATCGGCGCTGGGCTGCAACTGGCGATGCAATGCGATCTGCGGGTAGTGGCCCCGGACGCCTTCTTCCAATTCCCTACATCGAAATACGGTCTGGCACTTGACAACTGGAGCATCCGGCGGTTGTGTTCGCTGGTCGGCCACGGCCGAGCGCGGGCCATGTTGCTCGCCGCAGAAAAGCTCGGGGCCGAGGAGGCACTGGCCACCGGCATGGCCAATCGGATCGGCACGGTGGCCGACGCGCAGGCCTGGGCGGCAGAAATCGCCGGCCTGGCGCCGTTGGCCCTGCAGCACGCCAAGCGAGTGCTCAACGACGACGGCGCCATCGAAGATCCGGCGCCAATCCACAAGGAACTGTTCGACAAGGCGTGGGCCAGTCAGGATGCGATCGAGGCCCAGGTTGCTCGCATGCAGAAGCGACCACCGAAGTTCCGGGGGGCCTGA